In Phycisphaerae bacterium, the following proteins share a genomic window:
- a CDS encoding glycosyltransferase: protein MYWYYYIAIVLILSQLLFLLQTRNNYRYAMNKYKKKRLSYRPRTVLIVPCKGLDSAFRQNITSFFNQDYENYLLWFVVADKEDPAFALLCELKDSLSQTSKADDVQVLVAGPAQSCSQKNHNLLYCYQRIGNDVEVLAFADSDICVRRDWLSHIVHPLQHSKTGAASGYRWYVPKKNNPASLALSAVNAKIAQLLGNTHFNQAWGGSMAIRADIYKNLGIDKIWLKTLSDDYSLSYAVKKARKKVVFVPACLVASYESITWRKLFEFGRRQFLITRVSMPRTWLVGLYCSLYSILGLWGGAAIAIYATVKLSITNYQLSIFVAVPVVFFIAQFIRAVLRQKMAYKLLNYEHQASEFEHRAMKTACITDLVFFWIWSPLMLVFIISSAFGRTITWRGIKYKLLGPTETIVINHRGDNKDKADL from the coding sequence ATGTATTGGTATTACTACATAGCCATCGTACTAATTCTATCGCAATTACTATTTCTGCTTCAGACGAGGAACAACTACCGCTATGCTATGAACAAATACAAAAAGAAACGTTTATCGTATCGCCCGCGGACGGTTCTTATCGTCCCATGTAAAGGTCTCGATTCCGCCTTCCGGCAAAATATCACCTCATTCTTTAATCAGGACTACGAAAATTATCTGCTTTGGTTTGTGGTCGCCGATAAAGAAGACCCCGCTTTTGCTCTGCTATGTGAATTAAAGGACAGTTTGAGCCAAACCTCAAAGGCCGATGACGTGCAGGTGCTGGTGGCTGGCCCCGCGCAATCCTGCAGCCAAAAAAACCATAATCTGCTTTACTGCTATCAGCGAATCGGTAACGACGTCGAGGTCCTGGCTTTTGCCGATTCCGACATCTGTGTCCGCAGAGATTGGCTAAGCCACATAGTTCATCCTCTTCAACACTCAAAAACAGGCGCCGCCAGCGGCTATCGCTGGTATGTGCCCAAAAAAAACAATCCGGCAAGTCTCGCCCTGTCGGCTGTGAACGCCAAAATCGCCCAGCTGCTCGGCAACACTCACTTTAACCAGGCATGGGGCGGCTCTATGGCTATCCGCGCTGACATCTACAAAAATCTTGGCATCGACAAAATTTGGTTAAAAACTCTCAGCGACGACTACTCGCTCAGCTACGCCGTCAAAAAAGCTCGCAAAAAAGTCGTTTTCGTCCCTGCCTGTCTGGTCGCTTCCTATGAATCCATTACATGGCGAAAGCTTTTTGAATTTGGCAGACGGCAATTCCTGATTACCAGGGTAAGTATGCCGCGTACCTGGTTGGTTGGATTATACTGCAGTCTTTACTCAATCCTCGGCCTGTGGGGCGGAGCCGCAATAGCAATCTATGCAACCGTTAAATTATCAATTACCAATTACCAATTATCAATTTTTGTCGCTGTTCCGGTTGTGTTTTTCATCGCTCAATTTATCCGCGCGGTCCTGCGCCAGAAAATGGCTTACAAATTACTCAACTACGAGCACCAGGCATCCGAATTTGAGCATCGAGCTATGAAGACCGCCTGCATCACTGATTTAGTCTTTTTCTGGATATGGTCCCCCCTGATGCTGGTTTTTATCATCTCTTCCGCCTTCGGCAGAACTATTACCTGGCGCGGAATAAAATATAAACTCCTCGGCCCAACAGAGACCATCGTGATTAATCATCGTGGTGATAACAAAGATAAAGCTGACTTATGA
- a CDS encoding GGDEF domain-containing protein, which translates to MKTADMPDSAGADTRRLLLVGDINEAFVDADAIRRSACEIQASIPDAIKAAAKNNFAAIAVVMSGVSVKLVSALKTLREVNSRAKIILLVQMYEELAAMQLVNSVRNGVTLADDYLICPVQTNRFYEVVFPAGDRGGNGSDVPVTIDAIGERVRQLEKLATEDELTGLKNRRYIWEFSRQIIERARGENGRVTLLIFDIDNFKHYNDVYGHSAGDEVLKQAAVLMRRCCRGHDVVGRIGGDEFAVVFWNRLSSEDEVQKSETGEQKTENRRQMPADHPKEAIFIAKRFRKGLGKAELHLLGPEGKGVLTISGGLASFPRDGATTDELFEQADRALLDAKRSGKNKIYLVGGPKEDIAEVE; encoded by the coding sequence ATGAAAACTGCTGATATGCCAGATTCTGCCGGTGCGGATACCCGGAGGCTTCTGCTGGTGGGCGATATTAATGAAGCTTTTGTAGATGCTGATGCTATTCGCCGGTCGGCCTGCGAAATACAGGCCAGTATACCTGATGCAATCAAGGCGGCTGCAAAGAACAACTTTGCGGCAATTGCTGTCGTAATGTCGGGGGTGTCGGTTAAATTAGTTTCGGCCCTGAAAACGCTGAGGGAGGTAAATAGCAGAGCGAAAATTATTCTTCTGGTGCAGATGTACGAAGAGCTGGCGGCGATGCAATTAGTCAATTCGGTCCGCAACGGCGTGACTTTAGCGGATGATTATTTGATTTGTCCGGTCCAGACAAATAGATTTTACGAGGTCGTTTTTCCTGCCGGCGACCGGGGTGGAAACGGGTCGGATGTGCCTGTCACTATTGATGCGATAGGTGAAAGGGTAAGGCAGCTTGAGAAATTAGCAACAGAGGACGAGCTGACTGGCCTGAAGAACAGAAGATATATTTGGGAGTTTTCCAGGCAGATTATAGAACGTGCCAGGGGTGAAAATGGGAGGGTGACGCTGCTTATTTTTGATATTGATAACTTCAAACATTACAACGATGTTTACGGTCATTCGGCGGGCGATGAAGTTTTGAAACAAGCTGCTGTTTTGATGCGGCGGTGCTGCCGGGGACACGATGTCGTAGGTAGAATCGGGGGAGATGAATTTGCTGTTGTTTTCTGGAACAGACTGAGTTCAGAAGACGAGGTACAGAAGTCGGAAACCGGAGAGCAGAAAACAGAAAATAGAAGACAGATGCCGGCAGACCATCCTAAAGAGGCGATTTTTATAGCAAAACGGTTTAGAAAAGGATTAGGCAAAGCCGAACTGCATTTGCTCGGCCCGGAGGGCAAAGGGGTTCTGACGATAAGCGGGGGGCTGGCCAGTTTCCCTCGCGATGGGGCAACAACGGACGAGCTTTTCGAGCAGGCCGACAGGGCGCTGCTGGATGCTAAACGCAGCGGCAAAAACAAGATTTACCTGGTCGGAGGTCCGAAGGAGGATATTGCCGAAGTCGAGTAG
- a CDS encoding tetratricopeptide repeat protein encodes MFTGKGDKTATTKNLWWIPTSIFCCALLVRLIFLAENFNDPFFNYRGIDARAYHWMAAGLLDGTWPGGKTFFWPPLYPLFLGLLYKTIGQNATIIKIVQAALGSLSCVLVYFIARIIFTGRFVPIAAALICCLCGTLVYFDVQLLPGNLDVLLELLIIFFLLFASRRRQIIWWGVAGVFIGLSAINRGTILLFLPIILLWMYMVLRGRWSIDGESERPAFWKAAIALLLPAGLIIFPVVLHNVRYDTAVVDKEPKPVSLKQFVSTGFFPIGWYLGINVYLGNHWELRKVNDIEHPDFFAIYKRIENEPAEKGIQNTFGRSRYLVRETLRHIFEKPTDFIKLMWLKVFQLFNGAEIPRNANIYAFRQHSVLLSVLLWKKIIAFPSGLIIPLGLVGIFLSRDLWRKHFLLLGCLLMQYLLLLIIFVTARYRLPTIPLLAIYAAFALDSFIRYIKDGAKRRAVVPVVLLVVLVLFCNSFTGKMEANHGYSEYINLGNTLRSEGKTHEAIFYYEEAMKLAPNFPEAYINLGNVFARKGEIDQAVIHYKKALQYDTDSFDAHYNLAIVLVERGKHSEAVKHYVTALKLKPGDAEVHFDLANILAGLGKFDEAIAHYKEALNFKPDYLEARNNLAKVLAERGRLAETIQH; translated from the coding sequence ATGTTTACGGGTAAGGGGGACAAGACAGCGACAACGAAAAATTTATGGTGGATACCGACCAGTATTTTTTGCTGCGCCTTGCTGGTGCGTTTAATCTTTTTAGCGGAGAATTTCAACGATCCGTTTTTTAATTACCGCGGCATCGACGCACGAGCATATCATTGGATGGCCGCCGGTTTGCTGGATGGGACGTGGCCTGGTGGAAAAACCTTTTTTTGGCCTCCGCTTTATCCGCTTTTCCTCGGTCTGCTTTACAAAACCATCGGACAGAACGCTACTATTATTAAAATAGTTCAAGCCGCGTTGGGGTCGTTAAGCTGTGTGCTTGTCTACTTTATTGCGCGAATCATCTTTACCGGCCGGTTTGTGCCAATTGCGGCGGCGCTTATATGCTGTCTGTGCGGGACGCTTGTCTATTTTGATGTTCAACTGCTGCCCGGCAACCTGGATGTGCTTTTAGAACTTTTAATAATCTTTTTTTTGCTTTTTGCTTCCCGTCGCAGGCAGATAATCTGGTGGGGTGTTGCGGGAGTGTTTATTGGTTTATCCGCAATCAATCGCGGAACAATCTTACTGTTTCTTCCGATTATCCTGCTCTGGATGTATATGGTTCTACGCGGTCGGTGGAGTATTGATGGTGAATCTGAAAGGCCGGCGTTCTGGAAGGCAGCCATTGCACTGCTGCTGCCGGCGGGCTTAATTATCTTTCCTGTGGTCCTGCACAATGTCAGGTATGACACAGCCGTGGTTGATAAGGAACCTAAGCCGGTCAGCTTGAAGCAATTTGTTTCAACGGGATTTTTCCCCATTGGATGGTACCTTGGTATCAATGTTTATCTCGGCAACCACTGGGAGCTTCGCAAAGTTAATGACATTGAGCACCCAGATTTTTTTGCGATATACAAACGCATAGAAAACGAACCCGCCGAGAAAGGTATTCAAAATACCTTTGGTCGGAGCCGGTATCTTGTTCGGGAGACCCTGAGGCACATTTTTGAAAAGCCGACAGATTTTATCAAGCTGATGTGGCTTAAAGTATTTCAGCTTTTCAATGGAGCTGAGATTCCCCGCAATGCAAACATTTATGCTTTTCGGCAGCACTCCGTTTTATTAAGTGTGCTGTTATGGAAAAAGATAATCGCATTTCCGTCCGGATTGATTATCCCCCTGGGGCTTGTGGGTATATTTTTGAGTCGTGATTTGTGGCGGAAGCATTTTCTGCTTCTGGGCTGCCTTTTAATGCAATACCTTTTACTTCTGATCATTTTTGTGACAGCGAGGTATCGCCTGCCAACCATACCTTTGCTTGCTATCTATGCAGCTTTTGCTCTGGATTCTTTTATTCGCTATATTAAGGATGGTGCAAAAAGAAGGGCGGTTGTGCCAGTTGTTTTACTTGTGGTGCTTGTGCTGTTCTGCAACAGTTTTACGGGAAAGATGGAGGCCAATCACGGATACAGCGAGTATATAAATCTGGGCAATACTTTACGCAGCGAAGGTAAAACCCATGAGGCAATTTTTTATTATGAAGAAGCGATGAAACTTGCACCAAATTTTCCGGAAGCGTATATCAATTTAGGCAATGTTTTTGCGAGAAAGGGTGAAATTGACCAGGCCGTTATTCATTATAAAAAAGCCCTACAGTATGATACCGATAGTTTCGATGCCCATTACAATCTGGCTATAGTGCTGGTCGAACGGGGAAAACATAGTGAAGCGGTCAAGCACTACGTTACAGCATTGAAGCTGAAGCCGGGCGATGCGGAGGTACATTTCGACTTGGCCAATATTCTTGCTGGGCTGGGTAAGTTCGATGAGGCAATTGCACATTATAAAGAAGCGTTGAACTTTAAACCGGACTACCTCGAGGCACGCAACAATCTGGCAAAGGTTTTGGCGGAGCGCGGTAGGCTGGCGGAGACCATCCAGCACTAA
- the ahcY gene encoding adenosylhomocysteinase, giving the protein MKYDVRSLSLAAEGKRRILWADNDMPVLAQIRERFAKQKPLKGMNVSACLHVTAETANLMRALKAGGANAVLCASNPLSTQDDVSASLVKDFQIPVFAICGENRATYYKHIHSAIDHKPVITFDDGADLVNELHTSRKKDAGRVIASMEETTTGVIRLRAMANAGKLKFPVIAVNDAATKHLFDNRYGTGQSTVDGIIRATDFLMAGKKVVVAGYGWCGRGFAMRARGMGAIVIVTEVDAVKALEAAMDGFGVMPMAQAAKVGELFVTLTGNKSVIRAEHFRVMRDRAVVANSGHFNVEIDIPALKKLSKKVNRGVRNHVDEYVLRNNRRIYLLADGRLINLAAAEGHPASVMDMSFSTQALEAEYVMKRQGKLAVAVHDVPMEIEQQVSRLKMKSMSIEIDKLTPEQIIYLASSGEGT; this is encoded by the coding sequence ATGAAGTATGATGTACGCAGTTTGTCGTTGGCGGCTGAGGGGAAGAGGCGGATTTTGTGGGCGGATAACGATATGCCTGTCCTTGCACAAATACGGGAGCGTTTTGCTAAACAAAAACCGTTAAAGGGCATGAACGTTTCGGCGTGTCTGCATGTAACAGCAGAAACAGCCAATCTTATGAGGGCGTTAAAGGCAGGGGGGGCAAATGCTGTTTTATGTGCTTCCAATCCGCTGAGTACGCAGGACGACGTGTCGGCTTCATTGGTAAAAGATTTTCAGATACCGGTGTTTGCCATCTGCGGCGAAAACAGGGCGACGTATTACAAGCATATACATTCGGCAATAGACCATAAGCCAGTTATTACATTTGACGATGGTGCTGATTTGGTAAACGAACTGCATACGAGCAGGAAGAAAGATGCCGGCAGAGTTATCGCGAGTATGGAAGAAACTACTACCGGCGTTATCCGATTGCGGGCGATGGCAAATGCCGGCAAATTAAAGTTTCCGGTCATTGCGGTAAATGACGCTGCGACGAAGCACCTTTTCGACAACCGCTATGGGACAGGCCAGTCGACGGTTGACGGTATCATTCGTGCGACAGATTTTCTGATGGCGGGCAAGAAGGTCGTAGTGGCTGGTTACGGCTGGTGCGGCCGGGGCTTTGCAATGCGAGCCAGGGGTATGGGAGCCATCGTCATCGTCACGGAAGTCGACGCGGTCAAGGCCCTTGAAGCGGCGATGGACGGTTTCGGGGTCATGCCGATGGCGCAGGCGGCGAAGGTCGGCGAACTATTCGTAACGCTTACGGGCAATAAAAGCGTTATCCGGGCGGAACACTTCCGGGTGATGAGGGATAGGGCTGTTGTCGCCAACAGCGGGCATTTCAATGTTGAGATAGATATACCTGCACTGAAAAAGTTGAGCAAGAAGGTGAACCGCGGAGTCCGCAATCACGTTGATGAATATGTTTTGAGAAATAATAGGCGGATTTACCTTTTGGCGGACGGGCGATTAATTAACCTCGCAGCGGCTGAAGGTCATCCTGCAAGCGTTATGGATATGAGCTTTTCCACGCAGGCGTTAGAAGCCGAATATGTGATGAAAAGACAGGGCAAACTTGCGGTTGCGGTTCATGATGTTCCTATGGAGATAGAGCAGCAGGTAAGCAGGCTCAAGATGAAATCTATGTCGATAGAAATAGACAAGCTGACGCCGGAACAAATCATTTATCTTGCCAGCAGCGGTGAAGGGACATAA
- a CDS encoding endo-1,4-beta-xylanase, producing MNFKLGLFMATIILSAQLCLAEDANVAAKITPAAIDARIAEIRMGDIIIKTKPGADVNVRQVRHEFFFGAAIPDSLAEKSADAMSKEDRKMFLKVLSENFNYAVHENALKWYDCEAEPNVVDYYRADRIWELCNDLNIPMRGHCIFWEKDEFNMDWLKKLNNDQLRAAVHRRAIDVTKHFKGRISEFDLNNEMVHGDFFRRRLGYGIVSEMAYMAKVGNPDITLFVNDYGILVEDGYNTSAYITQIENLLATGVPISGIGCQGHFVATKAAGKALTTPEHVQKTLDKLAKFNLPIKITECLFIGDTEQDKADAMRMFFPICFANPNVEAIIMWGFWEQGHWMPHTAMWKKDWTPTPQVDAYRDLVYNKWWTQTSGKADKKGIFKTRAFYGDYIITSKGKEKKVSLTKKDKSLQVSFK from the coding sequence ATGAACTTTAAATTAGGATTATTTATGGCCACAATTATATTATCTGCCCAACTCTGTCTTGCGGAAGACGCCAACGTCGCCGCGAAAATAACGCCTGCCGCCATAGACGCCCGCATCGCCGAAATTCGAATGGGCGACATCATAATAAAAACCAAACCGGGCGCTGATGTTAACGTCCGGCAGGTCCGTCACGAATTTTTCTTCGGCGCAGCCATTCCCGACAGCCTCGCGGAAAAAAGTGCTGACGCTATGTCGAAAGAAGACAGAAAGATGTTCCTGAAGGTCTTAAGCGAGAACTTCAACTACGCCGTCCATGAAAACGCCCTCAAATGGTACGACTGCGAGGCCGAACCCAACGTCGTCGATTATTACAGGGCCGACAGAATCTGGGAACTCTGCAATGACCTTAATATCCCGATGCGAGGCCACTGCATTTTCTGGGAAAAAGACGAATTCAACATGGATTGGCTGAAAAAGCTCAATAACGACCAGCTACGCGCCGCAGTCCACCGCCGGGCAATCGATGTCACGAAACACTTCAAGGGCCGAATCAGCGAATTCGACCTCAACAACGAAATGGTTCACGGCGACTTCTTCCGCCGGCGCCTCGGCTACGGCATCGTCAGCGAAATGGCCTATATGGCCAAGGTCGGCAATCCCGATATCACCCTCTTCGTAAATGATTACGGCATCCTCGTCGAGGACGGCTACAATACCTCAGCTTATATAACCCAAATCGAAAACCTTCTCGCTACCGGCGTCCCCATCAGCGGCATCGGCTGCCAGGGCCACTTTGTCGCAACAAAAGCCGCAGGCAAAGCCCTCACCACGCCCGAGCACGTCCAGAAGACACTCGACAAGCTCGCGAAGTTTAATCTGCCAATCAAAATCACCGAATGTCTTTTCATCGGCGATACCGAACAGGATAAGGCCGATGCCATGCGAATGTTCTTCCCTATTTGTTTTGCCAACCCGAACGTCGAAGCCATTATAATGTGGGGCTTCTGGGAGCAGGGACACTGGATGCCGCACACCGCTATGTGGAAGAAAGACTGGACGCCCACCCCTCAGGTCGATGCTTATCGCGACCTCGTCTATAACAAGTGGTGGACACAAACCTCCGGCAAAGCTGACAAAAAAGGCATTTTCAAAACCCGCGCCTTCTATGGCGATTACATAATCACCTCGAAGGGCAAGGAAAAGAAAGTTTCACTCACCAAAAAAGATAAATCACTACAAGTGTCTTTCAAATAA
- a CDS encoding tRNA-dihydrouridine synthase family protein, whose translation MLRIGNINLDIPYFQAALAGYSDYAMRTIARDCGAPLVFAGAMLAKSVIHPKVFNSQAFKPGDDEHPIGAQLLGEEPEIMAKAAMVVSKAGYDLIDLNFACPAPKVIRRKRGGFFLNEPDKAIEIYNAVRESVDCPVTMKLRTSFDNQSYDNFWDIASRAVAGNVDALIVHPRAVCQRFTGQADWQFLSEVKKRFPRTIIFGSGDLFSVDTIKNNIKETGVDGVAIARGAIGNPWIFRQLRDGDDFIAPTLQQQGQIILKHFSLVCKLYEHKKAIRYFRKFAVAYCKIHPSRKKAQKALFTAKTDEEFFAAVKQWYSED comes from the coding sequence ATGCTGAGAATCGGCAATATAAATTTGGATATTCCCTATTTTCAGGCGGCGCTGGCCGGCTACAGCGATTACGCTATGCGGACAATTGCGCGCGACTGCGGAGCCCCTCTTGTCTTCGCAGGCGCGATGCTGGCAAAAAGCGTCATCCATCCGAAGGTCTTTAATAGTCAGGCATTCAAACCCGGCGATGATGAACACCCGATAGGGGCCCAGCTTTTGGGCGAAGAACCCGAAATAATGGCAAAGGCCGCTATGGTGGTTTCGAAGGCGGGTTACGATTTAATAGACCTCAATTTCGCCTGTCCCGCGCCAAAGGTCATTCGCAGAAAGCGAGGCGGGTTTTTTCTCAATGAACCCGACAAGGCAATAGAAATCTATAACGCCGTGAGGGAATCCGTCGATTGCCCGGTAACTATGAAATTAAGGACGAGTTTCGATAACCAGTCTTACGATAATTTCTGGGACATTGCTTCCAGGGCAGTAGCCGGCAATGTCGATGCGTTAATTGTGCATCCCCGCGCTGTCTGCCAGAGATTTACCGGCCAGGCCGACTGGCAGTTTTTATCAGAGGTCAAAAAACGATTTCCACGCACAATAATTTTCGGCAGCGGAGATTTGTTTTCCGTCGATACAATTAAAAATAATATAAAAGAAACCGGCGTAGATGGTGTTGCAATTGCCCGTGGCGCGATTGGCAATCCATGGATTTTCCGTCAGCTTCGCGATGGGGATGATTTTATCGCCCCGACTCTCCAGCAGCAGGGACAGATAATTTTGAAACACTTCTCTTTGGTTTGTAAACTCTACGAGCACAAAAAGGCCATAAGGTATTTTCGAAAATTCGCGGTTGCCTATTGCAAAATTCACCCCTCGCGTAAAAAGGCCCAAAAAGCCCTTTTTACGGCAAAAACAGATGAAGAATTCTTCGCCGCCGTAAAACAGTGGTATAGCGAAGATTAG
- the pilM gene encoding type IV pilus assembly protein PilM translates to MAGEYNSVWAIDIGNNSLKALRLRNEGGVVEVIGFDNIQHGKVLTGSGMKPEERDELIALSLRQFVKQNGLGKDDIVVSVPSQNSFARFVKLPPVEQKRIPEIVKFEAAQQIPFDINEVQWDWQLMAEAGSSETKVGIFAVKSEVVSSVLEHFSRENLTVSCVQIAPMALYNYALYDFSDLGKSDNQATVILDIGAENSDLVVCTQSTVWQRSVPMGGNAFTRAVAEAFKLNFEKAEKLKRTAAMSKYARQVFQAMKPVFTDLASEIQRSLGFYSSSNPNTKISKVIALGGGTKMRGLLQYLRQTLQIPVEMPDSFKKLTISSDVSAAKFHESVCDFGIVYGLALQGLGLAKIESNLLPRSIARSMTWAGKTKYFTAAAAAVLLVSIMCFARTALDRVNYANNKQVRQSIDNVIKEAVQAGNKFEDEESKGLKYEAAIEKEFKPFAYREVVPLLLQTIISVLPNEKNNPEQKELYRAFADGDVKGVLNACKDRKERKQIFVTGISVYFTDDVAAAQFGAADFGRRGKSGPKPIQEEIVDAEGYLTASASGSKSKYSQKSSSQKGRKDSTAEGEKDAQTGPGFVVTIAGYSPYKNVGELMDPVGVEGDPNKWGVVTRLLHLDDVVGWENPFELYEKTRIEHFKLVTGEVDLESEMPAGIGLEEDINVDKTKKTEGVDVVLRDPMTREIISKVPDLDEKGKNKTDRSGKVIYKDNDHWFRLDVKFTWKDAPKEVAQAAVVSKKASKAKKTKGAGKSKKESKEIEL, encoded by the coding sequence ATGGCTGGTGAGTACAATTCGGTGTGGGCAATAGATATAGGCAATAATTCCCTCAAAGCGCTGCGCTTAAGGAACGAAGGGGGCGTTGTTGAAGTAATCGGCTTCGACAATATCCAGCACGGCAAAGTTCTTACCGGAAGCGGTATGAAACCGGAAGAAAGAGACGAGCTGATTGCCTTAAGTTTGCGCCAGTTTGTAAAGCAGAACGGTTTGGGCAAGGACGATATAGTTGTTTCTGTGCCGAGCCAGAATAGTTTCGCCCGCTTTGTGAAACTGCCGCCTGTTGAACAGAAGCGCATTCCTGAAATCGTCAAGTTCGAGGCGGCCCAGCAGATTCCTTTTGATATAAATGAAGTGCAATGGGACTGGCAGCTGATGGCAGAGGCCGGTAGTTCTGAAACTAAGGTGGGTATTTTTGCAGTGAAGAGTGAGGTGGTCAGCTCGGTATTAGAGCATTTTTCCAGAGAAAATTTAACGGTTAGCTGCGTTCAGATAGCGCCGATGGCTTTGTATAATTACGCATTGTACGACTTCAGTGATTTGGGTAAGTCCGACAATCAAGCTACTGTTATTCTTGACATAGGTGCGGAGAATAGCGACTTGGTTGTCTGTACGCAATCAACAGTTTGGCAAAGAAGCGTTCCTATGGGAGGTAATGCTTTTACAAGGGCGGTGGCGGAAGCGTTTAAACTCAATTTCGAAAAGGCGGAAAAACTTAAACGCACCGCTGCAATGAGCAAATATGCCCGGCAGGTATTTCAGGCGATGAAGCCGGTTTTTACAGATTTAGCCTCTGAAATCCAGCGCTCACTGGGCTTTTACAGCAGTTCTAACCCCAACACTAAGATATCGAAGGTTATCGCTCTCGGCGGCGGAACGAAGATGCGAGGCCTGCTTCAGTATTTGCGGCAAACGCTGCAGATACCCGTAGAAATGCCGGATTCGTTTAAGAAGCTTACGATAAGTTCTGATGTCTCGGCAGCGAAATTTCACGAGAGTGTTTGTGATTTTGGTATTGTTTATGGCCTTGCTTTGCAAGGTTTAGGGCTGGCCAAGATAGAAAGCAACCTGTTGCCCCGCAGTATCGCGAGGTCAATGACATGGGCGGGTAAAACCAAATACTTTACTGCTGCAGCGGCTGCGGTATTGCTGGTTTCGATTATGTGTTTCGCGAGGACCGCTCTGGATAGAGTTAATTATGCTAATAATAAGCAGGTCCGGCAAAGTATCGACAATGTCATTAAAGAGGCCGTGCAGGCCGGCAACAAGTTCGAAGATGAGGAAAGCAAGGGGCTGAAATACGAAGCAGCAATAGAAAAAGAATTTAAACCTTTTGCCTATCGTGAGGTGGTCCCGCTGCTGCTTCAAACCATAATATCAGTTTTGCCGAACGAAAAAAATAATCCCGAACAAAAAGAGCTTTATAGAGCTTTTGCCGACGGTGATGTGAAAGGGGTGTTGAACGCCTGCAAAGATCGCAAGGAACGCAAGCAGATATTTGTAACGGGTATATCAGTTTACTTTACAGATGATGTGGCTGCTGCGCAATTTGGCGCCGCCGATTTCGGGCGTAGAGGCAAGTCGGGACCCAAGCCCATTCAAGAAGAAATAGTGGATGCAGAGGGGTATCTTACTGCGTCGGCAAGTGGATCAAAGTCTAAGTATAGTCAGAAGTCATCTTCCCAAAAGGGCAGGAAAGATTCCACGGCAGAGGGTGAAAAAGATGCTCAAACCGGACCCGGGTTTGTGGTAACTATTGCTGGATATAGTCCCTATAAGAACGTAGGTGAACTGATGGATCCTGTCGGAGTGGAAGGTGATCCGAATAAGTGGGGAGTTGTTACTCGACTGCTGCATCTTGATGACGTTGTTGGCTGGGAAAATCCTTTTGAGTTGTATGAAAAAACCAGGATTGAGCATTTCAAGCTGGTAACAGGTGAAGTAGATTTAGAATCTGAAATGCCTGCAGGGATTGGCCTTGAAGAAGATATCAACGTTGACAAAACAAAAAAGACTGAAGGCGTGGATGTTGTTTTGAGAGACCCTATGACAAGGGAAATTATCAGTAAGGTTCCTGATCTGGACGAGAAGGGAAAAAATAAAACTGACAGGTCCGGCAAAGTTATTTATAAAGATAATGACCACTGGTTCAGATTAGATGTTAAATTTACTTGGAAAGATGCCCCTAAAGAGGTTGCTCAGGCCGCCGTGGTGAGCAAGAAAGCCTCGAAGGCTAAGAAAACTAAAGGAGCAGGAAAAAGCAAAAAAGAAAGCAAGGAAATCGAACTTTGA